The following coding sequences lie in one Rutidosis leptorrhynchoides isolate AG116_Rl617_1_P2 chromosome 6, CSIRO_AGI_Rlap_v1, whole genome shotgun sequence genomic window:
- the LOC139854557 gene encoding uncharacterized protein, whose protein sequence is MGLEPGPEMVLYTDPITRPVYPKKDSESIYSARKPDNMARKHYNSSIYPITRPVYLWETRLPDSSDSSNVTFVWDWLRPSRGRTASELVELQQILHSIDFDFSASSKWTWSLANNGIFTVKRLACILDQQVLGGSSINPQQTLSNNLIPKKVEIFVWKTRKKRLPVRVELDKLFAMMGLHSIRCPVCDDGLESVDHLFTSCKFSKDVWSRIFKWWNLNISQSVAFSDLFLGKSSSNMSTLGSKIWQVVEWVVAYYIWKNRNLVVFQNKGWISPVVVSAIQVKSFE, encoded by the exons ATGGGTCTAGAGCCGGGTCCGGAGATGGTTTTATACACAGATCCGattacccgacccgtatacccgaAAAAAGACTCCGAGTCCATATACTCGGCCCGTAAACCTGATAACATGGCCCGTAAACACTATAACTCGTCCATATACCCAATAACCCGGCCTGTATACCTGTGGGAAACCCGTTTACCCGATAGTTC CGACAGCAGCAACGTTACTTTCGTTTGGGACTGGTTGCGACCTTCAAGGGGTCGGACTGCTTCTGAACTCGTGGAGCTGCAGCAGATTCTCCATTCAATTGATTTCGACTTCTCAGCATCTTCTAAGTGGACCTGGTCTCTTGCCAACAATGGAATTTTCACAGTTAAAAGGCTTGCGTGTATCCTCGATCAGCAGGTTCTCGGGGGTTCTTCGATTAATCCTCAGCAAACTTTAAGCAACAATCTTATCCCAAAAAAGGTGGAAATCTTCGTTTGGAAAACAAGGAAAAAAAGGCTTCCGGTTCGGGTCGAACTTGATAAACTGTTTGCGATGATGGGTCTTCATAGTATTCGTTGCCCTGTTTGCGATGATGGCCTCGAATCGGTTGATCATCTATTTACTTCGTGCAAATTCTCAAAAGATGTATGGTCTAGGATTTTCAAATGGTGGAATCTCAACATTTCTCAAAGTGTGGCTTTTTCGGATTTATTTCTTGGCAAATCGTCAAGCAACATGTCTACTCTCGGCTCTAAAATTTGGCAAGTCGTGGAGTGGGTTGTTGCTTATTACATTTGGAAGAATCGTAACTTGGTGGTTTTTCAAAATAAAGGGTGGATTTCCCCGGTCGTTGTTAGTGCAATTCAAGTTAAATCTTTCGAGTGA
- the LOC139854556 gene encoding uncharacterized protein, with protein MGKCHHFLRKRGVKLRFLKSEESCLTREMVVEVLNRNRLPMGQGDLMDDLRVPFKSSFVKSLGDGGTTSFWHEQWSGGGKLSNLFPRLYILEQDKGATLKDRVKKIDSSLVFSWNWSREPTGRTKGELDRVIELLQSLNLNSNGEDKWSWILGSTSNGLFNIKTLTSAIDEKLLGSFSSSNPTVRNNFVPKKTEIFIWRALKKRLPVRVELDKRGIDLDNIRCPQCDDDLESVDHSIIFCKFALDIWERLCRWWGLGSFSSYSLLEIASEDNNLSASSRGSKIWQATKWVCAYFIWKNRNNKTFKGNCSNGPVALCEIQVMSFEWISKRSKLKNLDWLVWLSNPSSYLNL; from the exons atgggaaaatGTCATCACTTCTTACGAAAACGGGGGGTTAAACTTCGGTTCCTTAAAAGCGAAGAATCTTGCCTTACTagggaaatggtggtggaggttcttAACCGAAACCGACTCCCTATGGGTCAAG GTGATTTGATGGATGATCTTCGGGTTCCTTTCAAGAGTTCGTTCGTGAAATCTTTAGGCGACGGCGGTACAACTTCGTTTTGGCATGAGCAATGGAGTGGAGGGGGCAAGCTCTCTAACTTGTTCCCGAGACTCTACATATTAGAACAAGACAAAGGCGCTACACTTAAAGACCGGGTGAAAAAAATTGATTCGAGTTTAGTCTTCTCGTGGAATTGGTCGAGAGAACCGACGGGACGCACAAAAGGAGAGCTAGATCGAGTCATCGAGCTGCTACAATCTTTGAATCTCAACAGCAATGGCGAGGACAAATGGAGCTGGATTCTCGGCTCAACTTCGAATGGACTGTTCAACATCAAGACTCTCACGTCGGCTATTGATGAGAAGTTACTAGGTTCATTTTCTTCTTCTAACCCCACTGTCCGCAACAACTTTGTCCCCAAAAAAACAGAAATCTTTATATGGAGGGCGTTAAAAAAGCGGTTACCGGTTCGGGTCGAACTCGACAAAAGGGGTATCGATCTTGACAATATTCGTTGCCCCCAATGTGATGATGACCTAGAATCGGTTGACCACTCCATCATTTTTTGCAAGTTTGCTCTCGATATTTGGGAAAGGTTGTGTAGATGGTGGGGGCTTGGTAGCTTTTCATCATATAGCCTACTAGAGATTGCAAGTGAAGACAACAACTTATCGGCATCATCTCGTGGAAGTAAGATTTGGCAAGCGACAAAGTGGGTTTGTGCATATTTCATATGGAAAAATCGAAACAACAAGACCTTCAAAGGAAATTGTTCAAACGGTCCGGTTGCATTGTGTGAAATTCAAGTTATGTCTTTCGAGTGGATATCCAAAAGATCAAAATTGAAGAATCTAGATTGGCTCGTTTGGCTTAGTAATCCAAGTTCATACCTCAATTTGTAA